A single window of Chitinophaga sp. XS-30 DNA harbors:
- a CDS encoding SusC/RagA family TonB-linked outer membrane protein has translation MRLTVLFLTAAFISVHATGVAQHLTISGKKLTLKRVFTEIENQTDYVVLANKRLFSTDKTFSLSVSNMPIKDFLDKLSEDQSLKYVIQDKTIVMSRKAASTFDITAVIADIPATLSLSGQLLDVTDNEPIIGSTIRVKNTGKGTTSDASGRFRLSELSEDAMLVISSIGYTAAEIPAKKFASLEVGEPAMVNGAKILKLESGSVILYLSRSTNKLDESVVVAYGTTTQRFNTGSVASVKAEDIEQQPVSNVLEALQGNVPGLFITRSNGNPGSRMHISIRQQQSIPMPGQEKNMPLFVIDGVPFVETPFASAGASGDIDPMNSINPADIASVSILKDADATAIYGSRGANGVILITTKKGSASKPQFDFNIYTGGGKVTRYLPMLDLSEYLAMRRAGFANDNTTPDFSNAPDLTVWDTTKSRDFLKDYIGGTSNQTEVTGAFSGGSEYLRYRFSNSFRRESTVFPGDWGYKRYSSHLRIDNTSRNGKFALGVSAMYTKESNNQVASDLTRYVYILPPNYPVHNENGSLNWMGGFINPESFLLQSASFKSDNLLANANLRYTILPGLDAKISLGYNKIAQTNETRLPKSSLDPGSGTGESAATYRSNYIESYIVEPQLTYNRTLGDGKLSVLAGGTWQQSNFAEPYFVRATGFSNDRLMSSWTAASTITFKSSSFREYKYVSGFGRINYVLKDRYLLNLTGRRDGSSRFGPNRQFGNFGSVGAGWIFSSEQWAETALPWLSFGKIRASYGTTGNDQIADYGYLASYGNFFYQYGSAGIYPMRSANPNYGWEANRKLDIALETGFLDDQIFLSASWFSSRTDNQLVTAPLSSQSGFSSFTGNLPALLESSGWELDLKTKNISRKRFSWSSAFNITIPRNRLISFPGVEKTAYAYVFIEGQPINNHSGYHYTGLKDGIATVEDLNKDGRFTTGLLQTANGDYQIISASIPDFYGGFSNSLKLGRFQLDVLLQFVKQIKSSVRSAVGMQPGGLSNQDDRIIADGFRPSVLSGSDATYAYKNYYLLSDGNYSDASFIRLKNLNLSYQLPSSWTEHIRLKSAGAFIRAQNLFTITSYLGFDPETGGAVLPPLRQIIAGIHCSL, from the coding sequence ATGAGATTAACAGTTTTATTCCTTACGGCGGCTTTTATATCCGTCCATGCAACCGGGGTAGCGCAGCATCTTACCATCTCCGGCAAGAAACTCACCCTGAAAAGAGTTTTCACCGAGATCGAAAATCAGACGGATTATGTTGTACTGGCCAACAAACGACTATTCTCTACGGACAAGACCTTTTCCTTGTCCGTTAGCAATATGCCGATTAAAGATTTCCTGGACAAATTATCGGAAGATCAATCCCTGAAATATGTCATACAGGATAAAACCATCGTGATGTCGCGCAAAGCAGCTTCAACTTTCGACATCACTGCTGTCATTGCTGACATACCCGCAACCCTTTCACTTTCAGGTCAACTGCTTGATGTCACTGACAATGAGCCCATCATCGGGAGCACTATCCGCGTGAAGAACACCGGGAAAGGAACTACCTCCGATGCATCCGGGCGTTTCCGGCTTTCGGAACTGTCTGAAGATGCAATGTTGGTCATATCATCCATCGGTTATACTGCTGCAGAGATCCCGGCAAAGAAATTCGCATCCCTCGAAGTTGGCGAGCCTGCAATGGTAAATGGTGCAAAGATCCTGAAGCTGGAATCGGGCAGTGTCATTTTATATCTGTCCAGGAGTACGAACAAACTCGATGAAAGTGTTGTAGTGGCATACGGCACCACCACGCAACGTTTTAACACCGGTAGCGTTGCCAGCGTGAAAGCGGAAGACATCGAACAGCAACCCGTCAGTAATGTACTGGAAGCATTGCAGGGAAATGTACCGGGCCTTTTCATCACCCGTTCCAATGGCAACCCCGGCAGCCGGATGCATATTTCCATCCGCCAGCAACAATCCATTCCCATGCCCGGCCAGGAAAAGAATATGCCGTTGTTTGTGATCGACGGTGTGCCCTTTGTGGAAACGCCCTTTGCCAGCGCGGGAGCTTCCGGAGATATTGATCCGATGAACTCCATCAATCCCGCGGATATCGCCAGCGTGTCCATATTGAAAGATGCGGATGCCACGGCCATCTACGGGTCAAGGGGTGCTAACGGTGTTATCCTGATCACCACCAAGAAAGGCAGCGCCTCAAAACCACAATTCGATTTTAACATTTATACCGGCGGCGGAAAAGTAACGCGCTACCTGCCGATGCTGGATCTTTCCGAGTATCTGGCCATGCGCCGGGCCGGCTTCGCGAACGACAATACGACACCTGATTTTTCCAATGCGCCGGACCTCACCGTTTGGGATACTACCAAATCCAGGGACTTCCTGAAAGACTATATCGGCGGTACCTCTAACCAGACCGAGGTGACGGGCGCCTTTTCCGGCGGAAGCGAATACCTGCGTTACCGCTTTTCGAACAGCTTCCGGCGTGAATCCACCGTATTCCCCGGCGACTGGGGCTACAAACGCTATTCCTCCCATCTGCGGATAGACAACACCTCCCGCAACGGTAAATTCGCACTGGGAGTCTCCGCGATGTACACGAAGGAATCCAACAACCAGGTGGCCAGCGATCTCACCCGCTACGTGTACATCCTGCCACCCAACTACCCGGTACACAATGAAAACGGCAGCCTGAACTGGATGGGCGGGTTCATCAACCCGGAATCTTTTTTACTGCAATCCGCCAGCTTCAAGTCAGACAACCTGCTGGCGAATGCCAATCTGCGGTACACCATATTACCCGGGCTGGATGCAAAAATCAGTCTTGGTTACAACAAAATAGCGCAGACGAATGAAACGCGCCTGCCGAAATCGTCCCTTGATCCCGGCAGCGGCACAGGAGAATCCGCCGCGACTTACAGATCCAATTACATCGAAAGCTATATCGTAGAGCCGCAGTTAACTTACAACAGAACGCTGGGTGACGGCAAATTGAGCGTGCTGGCAGGCGGCACCTGGCAACAATCCAACTTTGCCGAGCCTTATTTTGTAAGGGCCACCGGCTTCTCGAACGACAGGCTGATGAGCTCCTGGACAGCCGCTTCCACCATTACCTTTAAAAGCAGCAGCTTCAGGGAATACAAATATGTTTCGGGATTCGGACGGATCAACTACGTGCTGAAAGACCGTTATTTGCTCAACCTCACCGGCCGCAGGGATGGATCTTCCCGTTTTGGGCCCAACCGGCAGTTCGGTAATTTCGGCTCCGTTGGCGCAGGCTGGATCTTCAGCAGCGAGCAATGGGCGGAAACAGCGCTTCCCTGGTTGAGTTTTGGCAAGATCAGGGCCAGTTACGGAACAACCGGGAACGACCAGATAGCGGATTATGGATACCTGGCATCCTACGGCAATTTCTTTTACCAGTATGGCAGCGCGGGAATTTACCCCATGCGAAGCGCCAACCCCAATTATGGCTGGGAGGCCAACCGCAAGCTGGACATCGCGCTGGAAACAGGATTCCTGGATGATCAGATCTTCCTGTCCGCTTCCTGGTTCTCCAGCCGTACAGACAACCAGCTGGTGACGGCGCCGTTATCTTCCCAGTCAGGCTTCAGTTCCTTTACCGGTAATTTGCCGGCGTTGCTGGAAAGCTCCGGATGGGAACTGGATTTGAAAACGAAGAATATCAGCCGCAAGCGCTTTTCCTGGAGCAGCGCTTTCAACATCACTATACCGCGTAACAGGCTCATCTCTTTCCCGGGGGTGGAAAAGACGGCATATGCCTATGTATTTATAGAAGGGCAGCCGATCAATAACCATAGCGGTTATCATTATACCGGTCTGAAAGATGGCATAGCCACCGTTGAGGATCTCAATAAGGATGGAAGATTTACAACGGGGTTGTTGCAGACAGCCAATGGAGATTACCAGATCATATCCGCCAGCATTCCGGATTTCTATGGAGGATTCAGCAACTCGCTCAAGCTGGGCAGGTTCCAGCTGGATGTGCTGCTGCAGTTCGTGAAGCAGATCAAATCCTCTGTTCGCTCGGCAGTGGGCATGCAGCCGGGAGGGTTGTCCAACCAGGATGACCGCATCATTGCCGATGGCTTCCGGCCGTCCGTACTCTCCGGCAGCGACGCCACCTATGCCTATAAAAATTATTACCTGCTTTCTGACGGCAACTATTCAGATGCCAGCTTTATCAGGCTCAAAAACCTGAACCTGTCTTACCAGCTTCCATCCTCCTGGACAGAACACATCAGGTTGAAATCAGCCGGAGCATTTATCAGGGCGCAAAACCTGTTTACCATCACCAGTTACCTGGGATTCGATCCGGAAACCGGCGGAGCCGTGTTGCCGCCGTTAAGGCAGATCATAGCCGGCATCCATTGCTCACTTTAA